A stretch of DNA from Catenulispora acidiphila DSM 44928:
GTCGGCTCGGCGTGCTGGCCCTGGTCGTGCTCGCCGTCCTCCAGACCGGTCCAGCGGCGGCCGTCGGCGGTCACCGTGACGCCGATCTCGAGCAGTTGCTCCCGGTCCTGCCAGCCGCGGATCTTGGGCCCTATGACCCCGGCCTCGGGGTGGTGCTCCCCCACCTCCAGCAGCCGCAGCAGGGCGTCCGGGGCGGGCTCGGAGTCGTCGTGCAGCAGCCACAGCCACTCCACCACCGGGGCGTCGCCGCGGCCGTAGAGGTCGAAGTCGACGACCGGGGCGGCCTTGAGCGCGTGGTTCACGGCGGTGCCGTAGCCGGTGTTGCGCTTGGTCTGCAGCACCGACTCCGGACCGAGGTGCTCGTCCAGGATGGCCAGCGAGTCGTCCTTGGACCCGGTGTCCACGGCCAGGACCCGCTGGGGCGCGCGCAACTGGCCGAGCAGGGCCTTGAGGGAGTCGTCCAGCCAGCGCGCGCCGTCGTGGGAGACGAGGACCGCGGTGACCACGTGGTTCGGGAAGGCGTTGACGGCCGCCTCGGCGGCGGCCCGGCGCCGGGCGTCGACGTCGGCGACGGCGAACTGCCCGGTCCCGCCGGGCTGGGCGGCGTAGGCACCGGCGGGGTACTGGCCGGTGGCGGCCAGGCCGCCGGTCCGATATCCGGATTCTGGGTACTGGGTCATGCTGCGCTGGCACCGGCTCCGGTCTCGGGAATCCCCGCTCGGGGGCGGACTGAGGGTCCACCATACGCGAGGGTTCGAGGATGCTGACCGGCTATGCCGTTATGCCCGAATTGCGTTCCGGGGCAAGGAGAAAGGGGCGCGGGGCCCTTACTGAAGAGTCCTCTACAAGTCCTCTTCGGCGGGCTCCGCGGCCGTCGGATACCGGACATACCGGTACCCGGCATCACGCTGACGTGACGCCGCGCGTGATGCCGCTTGTCATACCGCTTGTCACTCCGCTTGCCACTCTGATTGCCATACCGCTGCCCTACCGCTCACCGATCCGCCGGTCACACCGCGGCGCGCTTGAGCCGCCTGCGCTCCCGCTCGGACAGACCGCCCCAGATCCCGAAGCGCTCGTCGTTGGACAGCGCGTAGGACAGGCACTCGGCCTTGACCTCGCAGTTGAGGCAGATCTTCTTCGCCTCCCGGGTCGATCCGCCCTTCTCCGGGAAGAAGGACTCGGGGTCGGTCTGCGCGCACAACGCGCGCGCCTGCCATCCGCGGTCCTCGTCGACCCCGTTGTGGAGCGGGTAGATGCGGTACACCTCGGCGTGACAAGCCTCTTCCGCGCCCTCTGTGTTCTCCGCGGCCTCGGCCACCGCAACGCCTCCTGGCCCTACCTTGTCCGCACGGAAGAAGATCACTCCCCGTGCGGAGATCATCACGACACGTTTGAAATTACACGCGCGTCATTACCGGGCCGTCAAGCCGGGATCTGGTAGCGACCATGCGATTCACCTGTTGGAGCTAATACGCGCCCCCACCATGTGGACGCTGCTTGACAGCGGTACCGGTCGCCGGATGGGGTGGGGGCATCATGAACGCACGTAGTGTGACCGCCACCAGCCGCCGGGGTCTGACCCCCGCAGCGGCGCTGGTCACGCGTGCGCGCACCGCTATGGACACGATCGAGTCCTGTCGCGGTCTGTGTTGTCGCTGTCTCTGTCACAGCTGACCGAACCCACAGACCCGACCGTTCCCGGCCCGTCGCAGGCCGGGCTTCATAGCGGAGTTTTCCCTGATGCCGGACCAGGCTTCCCCGACGGCGCCCGCCGCCCTCACGCTCCCGCACGACGCGCTCGCCCCCGACCTCGTGGCGCTGTTCCTCGGCGCGACCCCGCACCCGGACATCGTCATACCGGAACCCACGGTGACGATCGCCGACCTGGCCGCCGCCGCGCGCGCCGGAGGGCCGGCGCCGGCCGGGCTGCGCTGGGACGCGGCGCGGCAGCGCTTCGCGTGAGCGGCGCAGGTCCCGGGCCGTGGGGCACGCTTGCGGCGTCCCCCGTCCGGCGGCCCTGAAATACTGCCTGCATGCACATCACAGCCCTTGCCGGAGGCGTCGGCGGAGCCCGATTCCTCCGCGGCCTGCTCGCCGCCGCGCCCGACGCCGACGTCACCGTGATCGGGAACGTCGGCGACGACATGACCATGCACGGCCTGCGGATCTGTCCGGACCTGGACACGGTCATGTACACCCTCGGCGGCGGGATCCACGAGGGACAGGGCTGGGGACGGGTCGATGAGACGTTCGGGGTGGCCGAGGAGCTGAAGGCGTACGGCGTCGGCCCGGACTGGTTCACGCTCGGCGACAAGGACATCGCCACGCACCTGGTCCGCACGCAGATGCTCGGCGCCGGCTACCCGCTGTCCGCGGTGACCGAGGCGCTGTGCACGCGCTGGGAGCTGCCGGTGCGGCTGCTGCCTTCCACCGACGAGCGGGTCGAGACGCACGTCGTGGTCGACGACCCCGAGGCGCCGGGCGGGCGCCGCGCGGTGCACTTCCAGGAGTACTGGGTCCGGATGCACGCCCCCGACGCGCGCGCCATCGTGTCCGTCGGCGTGGAGGACGCCAAGCCCGCTCCGGGCGTGCTGGAGGCGATCGCCGAGGCGGACGTCATCGTGCTGCCGCCGTCGAACCCGGTGGTCTCGGTCGGCACCATCCTGAACATCCCCGGCATCCGCCAGGCGGTGGCCGGCGCGACGGCGCCGGTGGTGGGCCTGTCGCCGATCGTCGGCGGCGGTCCGGTGCGCGGCATGGCGGACAAGGTGCTGGCCGCGGTCGGCGTGGACGTGACGGCGGCGGCCGTCGCCAAGCACTACGGCCCGGAGCTGCTGGACGGCTGGCTCGTCGACGCGGACGCCGACGCCTCGGCGGTCGCGGAGGTCGAGGCCGCGGGCATCGCCTGCCGCGCGGTCCCGCTGATGATGTCCTCCGCCGAGGCGACCCGGGCGATGGCGCGAGCCGCGCTGGACCTCGCCGCGGAGATCGCCGCCTCCCACGGCTCCGCCCGACCGGCGTCCTGACTGATGGCCGACACCTCCTACACGGTGCACGCGGTCGCCGGGATCCCCGAGGTCGGGCCCGGCGACGACGTGGCGGCGCTGATCGGCGCCGCGGTGACGGCCTCCGGGCTGGGCCTGCGCGACGGCGACATCCTCTGTGTCACCTCCAAGATCCTGTCCAAGGCCGAGGGCCGCGTGGTCCGGGCCGGCGACCGCGAGGCCGCGATCGACGCCGAGATGGTCCGGCTGGTCGCGCGCCGCGGGCCGACCCGGATCGTGCAGACGCGGCACGGCTTCGTGATGGCCGCGGCCGGCGTGGACGCCTCCAACACCCCGGCGGGCACCGTGCTGCTGCTGCCCGAGGACCCCGACGGCTCCGCCCGGGATATCGCCGACGCGCTGCGCGACCGGTTCGGGGTCGCGGTGGGGGTCGTGGTGACCGACACCTTCGGGCGGCCGTGGCGGGAGGGGCAGACGGACGTCGCCATCGGCTGCGCCTACGTCAACGCGCTGATGGACCACCGCGGCACGATAGACGCCTTCGGCAACGAGCTGCTGGTCACCGCGGCGGCCACGGCCGACGAGCTGGCCGGCGCCGGCGAAGTGGTGAAGGGCAAGGCCGACGGCGTGCCGGTCGCGGTGATCCGCGGGCTGGGCGATCTGGTGACCGCGGAACCGGGACTCGGGGTGCGGCCGCTGATCCGCTCCGCGGAGAGCGACATGTTCTCGCTGGGGACGACGGAAGCGATGCGCGAAGGGGTGCTGCGGCGGCGGACGACGCAATGGTTCGCTTCGGACCCGGTGCCCGGGGAGACGGTGCGGCGCGCGGTTGTGGCCGCCTTGACGGCTCCCACTCCGTTCAGCTCTACCTCTTCGGCATCTTCGGCATCTTCGACATCTTCGGCATCCGAAGGCGACGGCACGGCTCCGTGGCGGTTCGTCCTGCTGGAGTCCGAGATGGGGCGCAAAACCTTCACCAGTGCGCTGGCCGACTCCGTACTTGAGCGCGCGCCTTATCTGGTTGTCCCCTGCTATCTGGCTACAGCGGCTACAGCGGGTGCCGGTACGGGTACGGAGTTCGTCGTGGCGTCGCTCGGCGCGGCCGTGGAGAACTTCTTGGTGACCCTCGCCGCCGACGGCATCGGATCGCTGTGGACGGACACAGACTCCGACTCTGTCCGGGAGCTCTTAGCGCTTCCCGACAGATGGGAACCGCTCGGAGTCATCGCTATAGGAAAACCCGCGGAGACAACCCCCTCGGTGCCTCCGCGGGATCCTGAGGACTTCATCACCGTCCGTTGAGCTTCACAGCGCCGGAGCCGGCTCCCCCACGCGGAACACCGGCCGGACCGTCAGTTCACTGATCCGCCAGCCGTCGGCGGTCCGCACCAGCTTGTTGCGGTACTGCCCCACGAGGACGCGCACCGGCTCCGGGCTGTCGGCGTGCCCGAACGCGCCGGTCACGTAGGCGCGCGCGCTGGCGGCGTCGCCGTCGACGTCCACCAGCATGCTGGTGACCTGGTGCGCCAGGCGCTCGTAGCTCTCGTGGTTGCGGCGCGCCTGGTCGATCAGCGCCTGGCGGCCTTCCCGCGTGCCGGCCGGCGTGGTCCCCACCACGTCCTCGGTGAAGACGTCCTTCAGTCCGTCGAAGTCGTGGTCGTCCAGGCAGCGGCCCAGATTCACGAGCAGGTCGGTGATCTCGGCGCGGTCCGCCAGAGTCTGCGTGTCGTAGCCGCTCATCGCGTCTCCCCATCCACCATTCGTTGGCTCAGCCAACGTTCCGTTGGCAGGGCCAATGTTGGCCCTGCCAACGGCTTCTGTCAACCGGCGGCGCGAAGTAGGCTGCGGCCATGGACCCGCTCGGCGCCCCCACTCGTCTTCACGGCAGTGTGATCTGGCTGCTCGGCCAGACCTCCAACCAGGGCCACCGGCTGATCGGCGAGCGGATGCACGCCACCGGCGTGCCGAGCCGGTCCTACTACCCGCTGCTGGCCGCGCTCGCCGAGAGCGGCGCGACCAGCCAGGCGGACCTCGGACGGCGCATCGGCCTGGACCGCAGCGATGTCACCGCCGCGGTCACCGACCTGGAAGGGCGCGGCTACCTGGACCGCG
This window harbors:
- a CDS encoding coenzyme F420-0:L-glutamate ligase produces the protein MADTSYTVHAVAGIPEVGPGDDVAALIGAAVTASGLGLRDGDILCVTSKILSKAEGRVVRAGDREAAIDAEMVRLVARRGPTRIVQTRHGFVMAAAGVDASNTPAGTVLLLPEDPDGSARDIADALRDRFGVAVGVVVTDTFGRPWREGQTDVAIGCAYVNALMDHRGTIDAFGNELLVTAAATADELAGAGEVVKGKADGVPVAVIRGLGDLVTAEPGLGVRPLIRSAESDMFSLGTTEAMREGVLRRRTTQWFASDPVPGETVRRAVVAALTAPTPFSSTSSASSASSTSSASEGDGTAPWRFVLLESEMGRKTFTSALADSVLERAPYLVVPCYLATAATAGAGTGTEFVVASLGAAVENFLVTLAADGIGSLWTDTDSDSVRELLALPDRWEPLGVIAIGKPAETTPSVPPRDPEDFITVR
- the cofD gene encoding 2-phospho-L-lactate transferase, producing MHITALAGGVGGARFLRGLLAAAPDADVTVIGNVGDDMTMHGLRICPDLDTVMYTLGGGIHEGQGWGRVDETFGVAEELKAYGVGPDWFTLGDKDIATHLVRTQMLGAGYPLSAVTEALCTRWELPVRLLPSTDERVETHVVVDDPEAPGGRRAVHFQEYWVRMHAPDARAIVSVGVEDAKPAPGVLEAIAEADVIVLPPSNPVVSVGTILNIPGIRQAVAGATAPVVGLSPIVGGGPVRGMADKVLAAVGVDVTAAAVAKHYGPELLDGWLVDADADASAVAEVEAAGIACRAVPLMMSSAEATRAMARAALDLAAEIAASHGSARPAS
- a CDS encoding WhiB family transcriptional regulator, with the translated sequence MYRIYPLHNGVDEDRGWQARALCAQTDPESFFPEKGGSTREAKKICLNCEVKAECLSYALSNDERFGIWGGLSERERRRLKRAAV
- a CDS encoding MarR family winged helix-turn-helix transcriptional regulator; protein product: MDPLGAPTRLHGSVIWLLGQTSNQGHRLIGERMHATGVPSRSYYPLLAALAESGATSQADLGRRIGLDRSDVTAAVTDLEGRGYLDRAPDPADRRRNLVRITEEGERFLGTLDGHLDSAQDELLDPLSPQERESLQGMLARLVLHHTGLRISGTEER
- a CDS encoding nuclear transport factor 2 family protein; the encoded protein is MSGYDTQTLADRAEITDLLVNLGRCLDDHDFDGLKDVFTEDVVGTTPAGTREGRQALIDQARRNHESYERLAHQVTSMLVDVDGDAASARAYVTGAFGHADSPEPVRVLVGQYRNKLVRTADGWRISELTVRPVFRVGEPAPAL